The genomic interval AGGCTCGCTGGCACCGCATTTAGCACATACGCATTGTGCGCACGTATTCACACTTTCAGCCGCCCCGCGCGGCCCGCTTTTTTGTCCAGACCATGATCGAACTACAACTCGAGCGCGACCGGCGCGCCGCTCCCACGCTCGTCGACCAGGTGGTGCAAGGCTTCGCGCGCGCCATCGAGGGGCAATCGCTGCGCGCGGGCGCGCTGCTGCCGTCGGTGCGGCAACTGGCGCAAAGCCATGATCTGAGCACCTTCACGGTCACCGAGGCGTACAGCCGGCTGGTGTCGATGGGACTCGTGGTCGCGCGGCGCGGTTCCGGCTATCGCGTGGCGGCGCGCTCGCAGTCAGCGCGGGTCGCGGCGACCGACTGGCAGCCGCCGAGCATTACCGCGACCTGGCTCCTGTCCGACGTATTCGCCGACCATTCGGTGCCGATCAAGGCGGGCGGCGGCTGGCTGCCGAACGAGTGGATCAACGAAACCGGTTTGCAGCACGCGCTGCGCGCCATGAGCCGGGTGCCCGCGGCGCGCCTCGGCGATTACGGGCATCCGTACGGATTCGCGCCGTTGCGCGAGCGGATCGCCGAGCAGCTCGACCGGCGCGGCTTACCGGTCGATGTGTCGAACATCCTGCTCACACAGGGCGCGACCCAAGGGCTCGATCTGATCGTGCGCACGCTGCTGCGAGCGGGCGACGCCGTGATCGTCGAAGATCCCGGTTATTGCAATCTGCTGCAGATTCTCAAGCTCGCCGGCCTCGTCGTGCATGGCGTGCCGCGCACGCCGGCGGGCGTCGATACGGACGTGCTGGAAGCGCTGGTTGCCGAGCACAAGCCGAAAGCGATCTTCGTCAACACGACGCTGCAGAATCCGACCGGCGCGACCTTCGGAATGTCCGCGGCGTTCCGCCTGCTGCAGATCGCCGAGCGTCAGCGCATGTGGGTGATCGAGGACGACGTGAGCCGCGAACTCGCGCCGTCCGGCGCGCCGCTGTTCGCGGCGATGGAAGGCTTGCAGCGCGTGCTGTACGTCGGCGGCTTTTCGAAGACGGTGACGCCGGGGCTGCGCTGCGGCTACGTGGTCGCCGAGCGCGCGGTGCTGCGCGAACTGGCGCGCACGAAAATGGCGGTGGGTTTGACGTCGTCGGAGGCGATCGAGCGGATCGTCGACAAGGTGCTGCTGGAGGGGCGCTACGCGCGTCACGTGGAAGCCGTCAACGAGCGCCTCAAGCTCGCGCACGCGACCGTTGAAGATCGGCTCGATTCGCTGGGTCTGGAACTGTTTCACCGGCCGCGCGCCGGGCTGTTTTTGTGGGCGCGCTTGCCGATCGAAGCGGAGCGGGCCGGCGAAGTGGCGACGGCCGCACTCACACACGGTATCTGGCTCGCGCCGGGCTCTTACTTTCGTCCCGACGATGCTCCGAGCGCCTGGTTCCGCTTCAACGTACCGTATTCGACGGACGATGCGTTGTGGCGGTTTATCGAGCGAGTGGGGCAGGGGACGTTGTAGAGGCCGCGTTCAGGCCGACTGCCCGATCAGCTTCAGCGCGATCGGATACAGCGACAGCACCAGCAGCAGCGCCATCGCCACATTGAAGATGCGCAAGCGCTTCGGATCCGACAGCACCTGCCGCATGGCGGTGCCGAAACCCGCCCACAGGCAGATGCACGGAAAGCCGATCACGTAGAAGATCACCGCCATCGCGATAGCGTTCATGCTGTAGCTCTCGCTGAGGTGGATCGTCGTGGCGGCGGTCAGCACCATCATCCATGCCTTCGGATTGACCCACTGGAAGGCGATCGCTTCGTAGAACTTCATGGGCCGGCGCTCGCCTTTTTTCATCTTCAGCTCACCCGAGGTACCGATCTTCCACGCGAGGTACAGCAGATAAGCGACGCTCGCGACCTCGAGCACCGTGTACAGCACGGGGAAATGCACGAAGGCTTCCCCCAGACCGATCCCGACCGACAGCATCAACAGCACGACGCCAGCGCTGATGCCGGACAGATGCGGCAACGTGCGCCGAAATCCGAAGTTGACCCCGGAGGCCAGCAACATCGTGTTGTTCGGACCGGGCGTAATGGTGGTGACGAGCGCGAACAGGATGCCGGCAGGCAGCGCGCTGAGACTGAGGTATGACATGGCAAGCTCCGGTGTCGGTCGAAAGGACGTTGGAGCATTCTAGCGAGGGTTGCCGGTACAGTACCG from Paraburkholderia phytofirmans PsJN carries:
- a CDS encoding aminotransferase-like domain-containing protein, which produces MIELQLERDRRAAPTLVDQVVQGFARAIEGQSLRAGALLPSVRQLAQSHDLSTFTVTEAYSRLVSMGLVVARRGSGYRVAARSQSARVAATDWQPPSITATWLLSDVFADHSVPIKAGGGWLPNEWINETGLQHALRAMSRVPAARLGDYGHPYGFAPLRERIAEQLDRRGLPVDVSNILLTQGATQGLDLIVRTLLRAGDAVIVEDPGYCNLLQILKLAGLVVHGVPRTPAGVDTDVLEALVAEHKPKAIFVNTTLQNPTGATFGMSAAFRLLQIAERQRMWVIEDDVSRELAPSGAPLFAAMEGLQRVLYVGGFSKTVTPGLRCGYVVAERAVLRELARTKMAVGLTSSEAIERIVDKVLLEGRYARHVEAVNERLKLAHATVEDRLDSLGLELFHRPRAGLFLWARLPIEAERAGEVATAALTHGIWLAPGSYFRPDDAPSAWFRFNVPYSTDDALWRFIERVGQGTL
- a CDS encoding LysE family translocator; the encoded protein is MSYLSLSALPAGILFALVTTITPGPNNTMLLASGVNFGFRRTLPHLSGISAGVVLLMLSVGIGLGEAFVHFPVLYTVLEVASVAYLLYLAWKIGTSGELKMKKGERRPMKFYEAIAFQWVNPKAWMMVLTAATTIHLSESYSMNAIAMAVIFYVIGFPCICLWAGFGTAMRQVLSDPKRLRIFNVAMALLLVLSLYPIALKLIGQSA